ATGGTGGGGTTAAAGCTCCTCGTCCTCGCCAGGGGCCTTTTGCGCCAATGGCAGCTCATCAATGGAATCCACGGTGCGCGGATTGACGCCATTGGTCCAATCGCCGGGGCGCTCGGGCGGCTCAATGCCCTCGATCTCCACCAAGGGGCAATCGTGGTAGAGGCGGTCGAGCCCATAGTGCTCGCGCTGGTCCGTGCGCTGCACGTGGATGACGATATTGCCATAATCCAGAAGCACCCAGCGGTTTTCGCGGTTGCCCTCGCGGCGCTGCGGCTCGAAGCCCTGGGCCGTCATCTGGTCCTCCACCTCATCCACGATGGAGCCGACCTGGCGCTCATTATCGGCAGAAGCCAGCACGAAAACCTCGGTGATGGCAAGGACATCGGAGACATCAATTGCCGCGATATTGCTTGCTAGCTTGTCCTGTGCGGCGTGCGCCGCGGTTGCCGCCATGCGGCGGGCGAGATCAGAAATAGACAATGTATAAAAATTCCCTTTTCGCGTCTGGTGAGGAAGTGTCTTTTAGCTGTCTATTCTTGCACGTTCGGCGCGATTGTGCCCAAACTTGAACTATAAAGGTTTATCCGGCTGCGCAGAGTACAGGTTATTTTTGGTGATGTATTGCACCACCCCATCCGGAACCAGGTACCACACCGGGCGGTTTTGGGCGGCGCGCTCGCGGCAATCCGTAGAAGAAATGGCCATAGCAGGGATATCGATGAGGTTGATATCTTCCCGCGAGCCGGCCGGCAGCATATCCGTGCTCAGCTCGTAGCCCGGGCGTGTAACGCCCACGAAGTGCGCCATGTCCAGCATCTCTTCCCAATTATGCCAGCTCATGATGGATTGTAGGGAATCCGCACCGGTGATGAAGTAGAACTCGGCGCCCGGGAAAAGCTCGCGCAGATCGCGCAGGGTATCGATGGTATAGGTAGGGCCCTTGCGGTCGATGTCCACGCGGGAGACGGTAAAACGCGGGTTGGAGGCCGTTGCCACCATGGTCATCAAATACCGATGCTCCGCGGCCGTGACCTCGCGGGAGGCCTTCTGCCACGGCTGGCCGGTGGGAACAAAGACTACGGTATCGAGGGCAAAGCGGTGCGCCGCCTCGCTGGCGGCGACCAAGTGGCCATTGTGGATTGGATCAAAGGTGCCGCCCATGATCCCAATGCGCTGGGAATTGGTCATGGCTGGAGAGTATAGCCGCTACCCTGCTGGGGCGTTAAGCCAGCCAGCCACGGTATCGGCCACGCGGGCATTGTCCTGTTCCACTGCCGCATCGCCCTCGCTATCGCGGAAATACGAAGCGTGGTGGGCGGCCTTTGTGGCCAAGGCGTCTTTGGCATTGCGCAGGCTGAGATCGCAGACGAAATCGCCGGCGAGGCAGTAATCGATGCGGCGATCGGCTGGCAGTGCGGCGCTGTGGGGCACGAGGATCCGCGGAATCGGCCCGGCCATGCCGCCTGGACGCCGCAGGGGATTGCCCAGGTAGATCGCCCCGGCGAGCTTGTCCTGGGACGCGAGGTAGCGCTCCGCGCTGGTGGCGATGATGGCCCCTTGCGAATAGCCGGCGGTGATATAGCGCGGGCTGCATCCCGTTTCTTCTTCGTACTTCTCCACCACGCGCGGCGCGTTGTTCATGCCGCTGCGCAGGCTCTGCACAAACCCGACGGTGACCTGATAGACCAGCTCGTGCAAGGGGTGTTCCAGCAACACCCCACCAAGGCGGCGCATCAGCTGCAGCGGGCGCAGGTTTTCGCCTTCTTGAGCCAGCGGTGGCAGGTTCATCGAGGCTGGATACGCATCCGCATCCAGCGCCAGCACGTAGGCATTATCCATCGCACCGGGGTGGCGTTGTTCTACCAAGTGGAAAAGCGCGGCAAGGTTGGGGCCTTCATAGCCATTGGATTCCGCGCCCTGTTCCGAGTAGCGC
The window above is part of the Corynebacterium accolens genome. Proteins encoded here:
- the rsfS gene encoding ribosome silencing factor is translated as MAATAAHAAQDKLASNIAAIDVSDVLAITEVFVLASADNERQVGSIVDEVEDQMTAQGFEPQRREGNRENRWVLLDYGNIVIHVQRTDQREHYGLDRLYHDCPLVEIEGIEPPERPGDWTNGVNPRTVDSIDELPLAQKAPGEDEEL
- the nadD gene encoding nicotinate-nucleotide adenylyltransferase, which translates into the protein MTNSQRIGIMGGTFDPIHNGHLVAASEAAHRFALDTVVFVPTGQPWQKASREVTAAEHRYLMTMVATASNPRFTVSRVDIDRKGPTYTIDTLRDLRELFPGAEFYFITGADSLQSIMSWHNWEEMLDMAHFVGVTRPGYELSTDMLPAGSREDINLIDIPAMAISSTDCRERAAQNRPVWYLVPDGVVQYITKNNLYSAQPDKPL
- a CDS encoding cutinase family protein; protein product: MRLLTRFRAAAGVVTIAATAALGASMITPVAAAGENHPQAETCPDYVFLAARGSDQNEEHGEYFGPQRYSEQGAESNGYEGPNLAALFHLVEQRHPGAMDNAYVLALDADAYPASMNLPPLAQEGENLRPLQLMRRLGGVLLEHPLHELVYQVTVGFVQSLRSGMNNAPRVVEKYEEETGCSPRYITAGYSQGAIIATSAERYLASQDKLAGAIYLGNPLRRPGGMAGPIPRILVPHSAALPADRRIDYCLAGDFVCDLSLRNAKDALATKAAHHASYFRDSEGDAAVEQDNARVADTVAGWLNAPAG